A region from the Pelobates fuscus isolate aPelFus1 chromosome 1, aPelFus1.pri, whole genome shotgun sequence genome encodes:
- the LOC134587817 gene encoding gap junction delta-2 protein-like, which produces MGDWSILGRLLTEVQNHSTVIGKIWLTMLLIFRILLVTLVGDAMYGDEQSKFTCNTLQPGCNNVCYDSFAPVSHLRFWIFQIVLVSTPSIFYIIYVLHKIAKDEKTELERAYVMELLQSLSIGEHLQKKTMNVDAEEKVEMKDHSTKGDRFRPKLINDNIRGPIPIFDKMHIIYIVHVVLRSIMEMGFLVGQYYLYGFEVPHLFRCQTYPCPTTTDCFVSRATEKTVFLNFMFGVGIGCFILNIVELHYLGWFYVFRILTAACYTCCEFKNKKKTMVLHPEQNSLLIHLKDTIQERFVLKTSSSLSQEKISYVPTQPTAISFTNDDNKDSTSRKSPDIKHSNLAKISKIRKSWI; this is translated from the coding sequence ATGGGTGACTGGTCGATCTTGGGGCGCCTTTTAACAGAAGTCCAGAACCATTCTACTGTGATAGGAAAAATCTGGCTTACAATGCTTCTCATTTTCCGAATTCTTTTGGTAACATTAGTAGGAGATGCAATGTACGGTGATGAACAGTCTAAATTTACCTGTAATACTCTTCAACCAGGTTGCAACAATGTATGCTATGACAGCTTTGCTCCAGTCTCTCATCTTAGATTCTGGATTTTTCAGATTGTCCTGGTGTCAACGCCttccatattttatattatttatgttttgcATAAAATTGCCAAAGATGAGAAAACTGAACTAGAAAGAGCCTATGTAATGGAGCTCCTCCAAAGCTTATCTATTGGTGAACACCTACAGAAGAAAACCATGAATGTGGATGCTGAGGAAAAAGTGGAGATGAAGGACCATTCTACAAAAGGCGATCGGTTTAGACCTAAACTCATTAATGATAATATCCGTGGTCCTATTCCCATCTTCGACAAGATGCATATAATATACATTGTACATGTGGTTTTAAGGTCTATTATGGAGATGGGATTCTTGGTGGGTCAATACTATCTTTATGGCTTTGAGGTTCCTCACCTCTTTCGATGTCAGACCTACCCCTGCCCAACCACAACTGATTGTTTTGTTTCAAGAGCTACAGAGAAGACGGTCTTTCTCAACTTCATGTTTGGAGTTGGAATTGGATGCTTTATTTTGAACATTGTTGAGTTGCACTACCTGGGCTGGTTCTATGTTTTTCGGATTTTAACAGCTGCGTGCTACACCTGTTGTGAGTTTAAGAACAAGAAGAAAACCATGGTTTTGCACCCTGAGCAGAATAGCCTACTTATACACTTAAAGGACACTATACAGGAACGGTTTGTCCTTAAGACATCCTCAAGTCTATCACAGGAGAAAATTAGTTATGTCCCAACCCAGCCAACTGCTATTTCCTTCACGAATGATGACAATAAAGATTCTACCTCAAGGAAAAGCCCTGACATTAAGCATAGTAACTTAGCTAAAATATCCAAAATCAGAAAGTCCTGGATTTAa